GGTAGCTCCAAATCGTAGTAATGACCGACGGTGGCTGCTGTGAGGCTGCCTTCCGCGTTGACTTCGTCGCAGGTGATGGGTGCTGCGACATCGGGTTCGGGCGTTTCGGTCGCCAGTGCTGCGCAGGGTAGCAAAAGCTGCCCTGCCATAAGAATGCTTACTCCGAAGGCAACGACTCTGGCGCCTGCATGAAGCTTGACGTTGCGGATAGACAGGCCAGTGCGTTTGTAATGGGTTTGCGGTGCAACATGCTGTCCATACATAAGGCGCTCCTTGTTCGTAGGCCGGTTTCCGTGGATCTATATTGCGCCTGCCCGATTCGGCCAGGCTCATACACGCGAACGCTCACGCGAGTAGGAGAAAGCTCTAGTTAATTTTCCCACAGTCGACACTTTGCGGCCAACGATTTGCTGTTCAATTCTCGGAGAGAGAATCAAGACAGTTGAGGAGTTGTCAGGCAATGAGATTGTGCCTAGAGAGCACGAACAAGAGATGTGGTCTACAGACGACTGAATAGCTTCATCCGTTTTGGTTACAACGAAATGTGTGCCGCGCGCCTGCGGCATGAAAGAGAGGGAATCCTATGAATATCATTGTGTTGAGCGGCAGCCCGCGTAAGGGCGCCAATACCGATACCATGGTCGAGGCGTTTGCCGAGACCGCGCGCGAGGCCGGCCATACGGTCGAGGTCATCCGCGTTGCCGGCAAGAAGATCGCCGGCTGCTTGGGATGCCAGTACTGCTTCGCCCATGAGGGCGTCTGCGTGCAGAAGGATGACATGGCCGACGTGATCGAGTCGCTGAAAGACGCAGATATGGTCGTCTTCGCCTCGCCTATCTACTGGTTTGATATCACCGCGCAGGAGAAGGCCGCCATCGACCGCCTGTACGCCTTCGGTGCCACGGGATTCCCGTTCACCAAGACGGCCCTTTTGCTCGATAGTCACAGCGAGGGTGTCTATGATGCGGCGATCGCTATGTACAAGTCGGCCTGCGCGTACTGCAAGTGGGAGGACCAGGGCATTGTCGCCATCAGCGGTATGACCGAGCGCGACAGCATGGCATCCTCGCCCAAGTTGAAAGAGGTGCGAGAGCTCGCCCGCAAGCTTGCCTAGCGCGCATTTCCAATAACGAACAAGGCCCGAAAGGTTCATTTGAACCATTCGGGCCTTGCTGCGTTTCAAGGGGCTGGGCTGTCGGAACCGGCCAGACGGCTGTTAATCAAACAGACTCGGCATGTCGTTTTCTTTCATGAGGGCACCGGCAGAGGGGAGGCTCTGCGCGGTGAACTTCTCGGCCGAGACGCCGGCGCCAAGAATCTCCTCGGTCGTGCCGACGGTGGTGACCGAGCGGCCCTTCTTGGCCGTGAAAGCTTGGACGCCCTGCGTGTTGGTGGTCGTCTTGGTCTTGAGCAGCGACGTGTTGAAGTTCATCAAACGATAATCGCTCGAGACCAGCGCGAGGTCGCGGTCTTCCTTGAGCACCTGCGCATGCAGCAGCTTACTGCCGCCGTAGATGGCGTTCTTCAGGCGCTTGCGGTTGGTCTTGGTGACGTATCCGGAAAGTGCGACGCGCACCACGCGGCCGTTCTCAAAGACA
The DNA window shown above is from Collinsella aerofaciens and carries:
- a CDS encoding flavodoxin family protein; translated protein: MNIIVLSGSPRKGANTDTMVEAFAETAREAGHTVEVIRVAGKKIAGCLGCQYCFAHEGVCVQKDDMADVIESLKDADMVVFASPIYWFDITAQEKAAIDRLYAFGATGFPFTKTALLLDSHSEGVYDAAIAMYKSACAYCKWEDQGIVAISGMTERDSMASSPKLKEVRELARKLA